From candidate division KSB1 bacterium:
ACAATTAATTATATTTTTGCTTGACTTTGTCTTGAAAAAGCCCTAATTTTCCGAATTACTAACCGAATTGAATTCATTCATGCTCAGGACAAAACGTGTTTTTCACAAACTCACACATACCGACACTCACACGCGCAGCATTCGCCAATGGTATGGCTTGTTCTGACAGCAAAGGCAACCGGGTTGTTCCGCTCGTTGTCAATGAAATCATCTCCCTGCCTGTTGTATGGGTCGTACTAAACATTATAGTACTACCTCTCGTTATTATTAACCTCTTGCTCCTGAAATAGCAAACAGGGTGTAAGAGGCCAATCAAACACACAAATTTTCCACAAATAATCATTTTCTTTACTATAGCCTCTGCACCCTGGGAAAAGACTGCTAAGACAGGTTTCACAGGCGGGAAAAGAGTTTGAAACAAAAAACAATAAAAAATGAGGATTTCCATGACTGGTGCAGAAATGTTACTCTACGCATTTACAAAAGAAAAGGTTAAAGCGGTTTTTGGCTATCCCGGCGGTGCGGTCATTGACATCTTTGACAAGCTGTACGATTCAGATACCGCCTTTTTCCTCACACGGCATGAACAGGGCGCAGCCCACGCAGCAGACGGTTATGCGCGCGCGTCCGGAGAGGTCGGAGTCTGTATCGCCACATCAGGCCCCGGCGCCACGAATCTGGTAACCGGACTGGCTACGGCTTATATGGACTCGATTCCGGTGGTCGCCATCACCGGACAAGTCAACACCAGCCTGATCGGCAACGACGCATTTCAGGAAGCGGATACCGTCGGTATTACACGCTCAATCACCAAACACAACTATCTGGTCAACAATGTAGACGATCTGCCGCGCATCTTAAAGTCCGCGTTTTATATTGCGCGCACCGGCCGTCCCGGTCCGGTCGTGGTGGACCTGCCGAAAGATATTCAGCAGGCCGTGACCCAGGTGCCCTATCCGGATACCATTGACATCCCCAGCTACAAACCCACCATGGAGGGCCACAAACAGCAGATTAAAAAAGTGGCCCAGGCCATTGCTGAAGCCGAACGCCCGGTCATTTACGCCGGCGGCGGCGTGGTGGCCAGTGAAGCCAGCGACGAGCTGCGCAAACTGGCGGAAATTGCCGATATCCCGGTGACCACCACTCTGATGGGACTCGGGTACATTTTCCGAAACCGACGAACGCGCTTTGAAAATGCTGGGTATGCACGGCACGGAATACGCCAATTATGCCATTCAGGAATGCGACCTGCTTATTGCTGCGGGCGCGCGATTTGACGATCGCGTGACCGGCAAGGTTGAACACTTTGCCTCCAGGGCCAAAGTTGTACATATTGACATTGACCCCACCACCATCCGCAAAAATGTTGAGGTTCATCTTCCGGTGGTCGGTGATATTAAATCCGTACTCGGGATGCTGAACACCGTTGTCAAACCCAAACAACACAAGGCCTGGCGGCAAAAAATTGCGGACTGGAAAAAGAATCATCCGTTGACCTACGCCGAAAACGGCCGCATTCAGCCCCAGTACGTGATCGAGCAAATCGCGGATCTGGCCAAACACCGCGCCATTATCGCCACCGAAGTGGGTCAGAACCAGATGTGGGCGGCCCAGTATTACGATTATGTGCAACCGCGCACGTTCCTGACCTCCGGCGGTCTCGGGACCATGGGCTATGGATTTCCGGCCGCCCTCGGTGCACAGGTGGCTCACCCGGATTCCCTGGTTGTGGACATTGCCGGCGACGGCAGTATCCAGATGAACATCCAGGAACTGGCCACCGCAGTGGTTTACAATATCCCGGTCAAAATAATCATCTTAAACAATCATTCTCTGGGTATGGTGCGCCAGTGGCAGGGAATTTTTTACAACCGGCGGTTTTCCTCAACCTGTCTGAAACGCCGCGCCACCTGTCCCTCGCACTGTGACCGCTCCGGCGACCAGTGTCCGGCTTATATTCCGGACTTTGTCAAACTGGCCGAGGCGTACGGCGCCACCGGATTGTTTGCCGATCAACCGGATCAGGTGCGGCCGACGCTGGAAAAAGCATTCAAAACACCGGGCCCGGTTGTGGTTGAATTTACCATTGATGAAGATGAAAACGTGTATCCGATGGTGCCGGCAGGCGCCCCCATTGATAAAATGATAAGAGGGATGGCATAATGAGACATATTATTAATCTTGAAGTAGAGAACAACGCGGGCGTCCTCGCCCGCATCGCGGGACTGTTCAGCGCCCGCGGTTTCAATATCGACAGCCTGTCTGTCGCCAATACGGACAGTGATGATATTTCCAGAATGACCCTGGTGGTTCAGGGTGACGATGCTATTATTGAACAGGTGAACAAACAGCTGAACAAGCTGATTGATGTCATTCGGGTGACCGATATCACCAAAAACAACTATGTGGACCGGGAGCTGCTGCTGGTGCGTGTCAACTGCCCGCCCAATCAGCGCGCAGATGTCTCACAGGTCGCCGAAATATTTGGCGCCAAAGTGGTGGACATTGGCCCCAAAACCCTGACACTTGAAGTGATCGGATCTGAGCAGAAAATTGACGCGTTTGTCGAGACCGTGCGCCCGTACGGGCTCAAAGAAGTGGCGCGCAGCGGTCCGGTGACCATGCTGCGTGAAGCCGCCAAACGAAATTAAACATTAACCAGAATATATAATCGAGGGAGTACGCTATGAACGTTTACTATGAAAAAGACGCCAATCTGGACCTGTTCAAAGGGAAAAAAGTCGCCGTGATCGGCTATGGAAGTCAAGGTCATGCCCATGCTCTGAACCTCAAGGACAGCGGCGTGGATGTGGTGATTGGTCTGCACGAGGGCAGCCGTTCCAAAGCCAAAGCTGAAAAAGCCGGACTGACGGTGATGAGTTCCGCTGACGCCACCCAAACCGCCGAGGTGATTATGATGCTGACTCCGGATCAGACACAACCGTCGATTTACGAAAGCGAGATCAAGCCGAATCTCAAAGCCGGGAAAGCGCTGGCCTTTGCGCACGGGTTCAATATCCATTACAATCAGATTGAACCGCCGCAGGATGTTGATGTCATCATGATCGCCCCCAAGGGACCCGGACACCTGGTCCGCGATCAGTTTGTCGCCGGTCAAGGCGTTCCCTGTCTGATCGCCATCCATCAGGACGCCAGCGGCAAGGCCAAAGACAAAGCGCTGGCATGGGCCAAAGGAATCGGCGGCGCGCGCGCCGGTGTGCTGGAAACCACATTCCAGGAAGAAACCGAAACCGATCTGTTCGGCGAACAGGTTGTGCTCTGCGGCGGTGTCACTGAACTGGTGCGCAACGGATTTCAGACTCTGGTGGACGCCGGATACAAACCCGAGATCGCTTTTTTTGAATGTCTGCATGAACTCAAACTGATCGTAGACCTGTTCTATCAAGGCGGCATCTCGCGCATGTACTATTCCGTCAGCGAAACCGCGGAATACGGCGGACTCACGCGCGGGAAACGCATCGTCGGCGAAGAAAGCGCCAAAGCTATGAAAAAAATCCTGGAAGAAATCCAGAGCGGCGAATTTGCTACCGAATGGATTCTGGAAAACCAGGCGAACCAACCGCGCTTGAAAGCCATGCGCCGTGAAATTGACGAGTCACAGATTGAAACCGTGGGCAACAAATTGCGGAAAATGATGAGCTGGATACAAAAATAGAGGAGTCTGTGTTTTGGATAAAAACCGAGTTCTTGTATTTGATACCACCTTACGCGACGGTGAACAATCACCGGGCGCCAGTTTGAATGTGCAGGATAAATTGAATATTGCACATCAGCTCGCCCGCCTGGGTGTGGATGTCATCGAAGCGGGATTTCCGATTTCAAGCCGGGCCCAGTTCGATGCGGTCAAACAAATATCGGAAAACGTGCAGGGTCCAGCCATTGCCGGACTGGCGCGCTGTGTTCAAAGTGACATCGAAAACGCCGCCAAAGCATTGGAAAAAGCAAAAAAACCGCGCATTCATACCTTTGTCGCCACGTCCAGGATTCATCTGGAGAAAAAATTCGGAAAATCCAAAGATGATATTTTAGAAATGGCGGTAAAAAATGTTGAACTGGCGCGCAAGTATGTCGATGACGTTGAATTTTCCCCGGAAGATTCATCGCGCACCGGCAAGGACTATTTGTTCCAGGTCGTGGAAGCTGCCATCAACGCCGGCGCTTCCACCATCAACATTCCCGATACCGTGGGTTATGCCACCCCGGATGAATTTG
This genomic window contains:
- the ilvN gene encoding acetolactate synthase small subunit, with translation MRHIINLEVENNAGVLARIAGLFSARGFNIDSLSVANTDSDDISRMTLVVQGDDAIIEQVNKQLNKLIDVIRVTDITKNNYVDRELLLVRVNCPPNQRADVSQVAEIFGAKVVDIGPKTLTLEVIGSEQKIDAFVETVRPYGLKEVARSGPVTMLREAAKRN
- the ilvC gene encoding ketol-acid reductoisomerase, which gives rise to MNVYYEKDANLDLFKGKKVAVIGYGSQGHAHALNLKDSGVDVVIGLHEGSRSKAKAEKAGLTVMSSADATQTAEVIMMLTPDQTQPSIYESEIKPNLKAGKALAFAHGFNIHYNQIEPPQDVDVIMIAPKGPGHLVRDQFVAGQGVPCLIAIHQDASGKAKDKALAWAKGIGGARAGVLETTFQEETETDLFGEQVVLCGGVTELVRNGFQTLVDAGYKPEIAFFECLHELKLIVDLFYQGGISRMYYSVSETAEYGGLTRGKRIVGEESAKAMKKILEEIQSGEFATEWILENQANQPRLKAMRREIDESQIETVGNKLRKMMSWIQK